From a region of the Leptospira kmetyi serovar Malaysia str. Bejo-Iso9 genome:
- the lepB gene encoding signal peptidase I, which translates to MKRKTIAILLNLFLPPYGFYYLKDRKFFGWFFLVAMLSGLFGALWTYSAFVNGSGRTALITLIVYLLFLWGILIYATLRSESKEKNETDRDGSNRIFPSAYWFLPISFLFLLVSTVLIDALYKDRVLRAKIQLSSGMMPSLNVNDSFYMTELFETKELKRGDIVAYKDKNSDRSFLGRIVGLPGDKLELWEEVSPEGFKVLRTSVNGETFPLEVSQVRAEEWKTGLNPKNLIVLTEHIGEHSVPIFESRSQPTFVSVPKLTLGEREFYLLGDNRDDSLDSRTIGPIEADQIVGMFLFTYLSANLNDLTERVCETNQDVFCSVKRFYKIIILGNVRWDHLGYDNRNR; encoded by the coding sequence ATGAAACGTAAAACGATCGCGATCCTGCTGAATCTATTCCTGCCTCCGTACGGTTTTTATTATCTCAAGGACCGGAAATTCTTCGGTTGGTTTTTTTTGGTCGCGATGCTTTCTGGATTGTTCGGAGCTCTTTGGACGTATTCCGCTTTTGTAAACGGTTCCGGAAGAACCGCACTGATCACGTTGATCGTGTATCTTCTTTTTTTGTGGGGAATTTTGATCTACGCGACTCTTCGTTCCGAGTCGAAAGAGAAAAACGAAACCGATCGGGACGGTTCGAATCGGATCTTTCCTTCCGCATATTGGTTTTTACCGATTTCGTTTTTATTCCTGCTCGTTTCAACGGTTTTGATCGACGCGCTTTATAAGGATCGGGTTCTCAGGGCTAAGATTCAACTTTCCTCGGGAATGATGCCGAGTTTGAACGTGAACGATTCTTTTTACATGACCGAATTGTTCGAAACGAAAGAACTCAAACGCGGAGACATCGTCGCGTATAAGGATAAGAATTCCGATCGCAGTTTTTTGGGGAGAATCGTCGGCCTTCCCGGAGACAAACTAGAACTTTGGGAGGAAGTCTCGCCGGAGGGATTTAAGGTTCTGAGAACTTCCGTAAACGGTGAAACGTTTCCGTTGGAAGTTTCGCAGGTTCGAGCGGAAGAATGGAAAACCGGTCTGAATCCGAAAAATCTCATCGTCTTAACGGAGCATATCGGCGAACATTCGGTTCCGATCTTCGAAAGCAGAAGCCAACCCACGTTCGTTTCCGTTCCGAAATTGACGTTAGGCGAAAGAGAGTTCTATCTTCTCGGGGACAACCGGGACGATTCCTTGGATTCAAGAACGATCGGACCGATCGAAGCGGATCAAATCGTAGGAATGTTTCTATTTACATATTTATCGGCGAATTTAAACGATCTGACCGAAAGGGTCTGTGAAACGAACCAGGACGTGTTTTGTTCCGTAAAACGTTTTTATAAAATTATAATATTAGGAAATGTTCGTTGGGATCATCTGGGATACGATAACCGAAATCGATAA
- a CDS encoding LIC10774 family surface protein has product MRKSLIICVFTFALLGGCADQNQGKDNVSVFLSLFSDKTVRDSQTDRSKFSVATLAGVTYYVDALHGKDANSGTSPSLPFKTITKAAFSAKSGDVILVAAGTYNAALGEIFPISIASGVTILGDESTKGGSWGYYTGSGSSPNFGSTSIEGGGNLIPSPFSPAVILASNSVIGGFKITNRMSDSMASGIILYYANNATVRNNSVIDGNNGATGIYVYQSGSNLIDNNIIRNNSIGIYQEGATSINRVEKNWIQNNGSGILLFDLKLDLGGGPAGSLGRNWIFCNTIRDVFIDHGSLLVPELFAQNNNWDHNPPTIDFWSSGGGIDIFNHDGATKVLTENSSLIAPSLCTSN; this is encoded by the coding sequence ATGAGAAAAAGTTTAATCATTTGTGTTTTCACCTTCGCGCTATTAGGCGGATGTGCTGACCAAAACCAAGGAAAGGATAACGTTTCCGTTTTTCTTTCGCTGTTTTCCGATAAAACGGTAAGAGATTCGCAAACGGACCGGAGTAAATTCTCCGTTGCTACGCTTGCGGGTGTTACGTATTACGTGGACGCCTTACACGGCAAGGACGCGAATTCGGGAACTTCACCTTCTCTGCCGTTCAAAACGATCACCAAGGCCGCGTTTTCGGCGAAAAGCGGGGATGTGATTCTCGTAGCCGCGGGAACATACAATGCCGCGTTAGGCGAAATCTTTCCGATTTCAATCGCATCCGGCGTTACGATTCTCGGAGACGAGTCGACCAAGGGAGGATCATGGGGATATTACACGGGCTCGGGTTCTTCGCCGAATTTCGGATCGACCTCAATCGAAGGCGGAGGGAACCTGATTCCTTCCCCGTTTTCTCCCGCTGTGATTCTTGCGAGCAATTCCGTGATCGGGGGTTTTAAGATCACGAATCGTATGTCCGATTCGATGGCGTCCGGGATTATTTTGTATTACGCAAACAATGCTACCGTTCGAAACAACAGCGTGATCGACGGAAACAACGGCGCTACCGGGATCTACGTTTATCAATCGGGTTCAAACTTGATTGATAACAATATTATTCGTAACAATTCGATCGGGATCTACCAGGAAGGGGCGACTTCGATCAATCGCGTCGAAAAGAACTGGATTCAAAACAACGGGAGCGGAATTCTTTTGTTCGATTTGAAATTGGATTTGGGAGGCGGTCCTGCGGGAAGTCTCGGACGAAATTGGATCTTCTGCAATACGATCCGGGATGTATTTATCGATCACGGGTCCTTACTCGTGCCCGAGTTGTTCGCTCAGAATAACAACTGGGATCACAATCCGCCCACGATCGATTTTTGGAGTTCCGGAGGAGGAATCGACATTTTCAATCACGACGGCGCAACCAAAGTTCTTACGGAGAATTCTTCCCTGATCGCTCCGTCGTTGTGCACGTCTAATTAA
- a CDS encoding mechanosensitive ion channel family protein encodes MSFEIDFLKSINPFILLKLNERGLAEELILIVYFILFLILSYKVIILVLDFFKPTIDVTSRYNRRKMARMSFVILGLITLLPVVFSGLSYLPTVMGLAGAGIVISLKDITLNFVGWFFIHGSNGFEVGDRIEIEGVRGDVINIGMNRFTLMEISSDPKSDQSTNRLVHFPNHFVILRQVIVVKDKMNYVWDEMRIKIPYDSDFEKAEELLNGIIRNNAIIDQGEIDYTLQELSKNYLVRLGKTSPIVYLSLEEGGILFSLRYLTHVRERRDMKTKISHQILKEFKQFPGIRIL; translated from the coding sequence ATGAGTTTTGAAATCGATTTTCTGAAAAGCATCAATCCGTTCATTCTTCTAAAGCTGAACGAACGAGGTCTTGCGGAAGAATTGATTTTGATCGTTTATTTCATCCTTTTTCTGATTCTTTCCTATAAGGTAATCATACTCGTTCTCGATTTTTTCAAACCCACCATCGACGTCACTTCTCGTTACAACCGAAGAAAGATGGCTCGTATGTCGTTCGTCATTTTGGGTCTCATCACTCTTTTGCCGGTTGTGTTTTCGGGTCTTTCGTATCTTCCCACCGTGATGGGTTTGGCCGGAGCCGGTATCGTAATCTCTCTCAAGGACATCACTCTCAACTTCGTGGGTTGGTTTTTTATCCACGGAAGCAACGGTTTCGAAGTGGGGGACCGAATCGAAATCGAAGGGGTCCGAGGAGACGTCATCAATATCGGGATGAACCGTTTTACTCTGATGGAAATTTCCTCCGATCCCAAGTCCGATCAATCCACGAACCGTCTCGTGCACTTTCCGAATCACTTCGTGATTCTTCGTCAAGTGATCGTCGTGAAGGACAAGATGAATTACGTTTGGGACGAGATGAGAATCAAAATTCCGTACGATTCCGATTTCGAAAAAGCGGAAGAACTTTTAAACGGAATCATACGCAACAACGCGATCATCGATCAGGGTGAAATCGATTATACGCTTCAGGAACTTTCCAAAAACTATCTGGTTCGTCTCGGAAAAACGTCTCCCATCGTTTATCTTTCTTTGGAAGAGGGCGGAATTCTTTTCTCTCTGCGTTATCTGACCCACGTTCGGGAACGCAGGGACATGAAGACGAAAATTTCGCATCAGATTCTGAAGGAATTCAAACAGTTTCCGGGTATTCGAATTTTATAA
- the pyk gene encoding pyruvate kinase, producing MKILNGKKTKIVCTIGPASSSEETVLSILKAGMDIARMNFSHGTHDSHKRVYDTLRKCEQITGFPLGIMADLQGPKIRTGKLKLNSVLLHKDQEITIVPDAEYQGDEHTIGCTYPNLINDIKDGDRILIDDGKLVLKVASKKSDSAVLKVVVGGILWSNKGINLPGTPISAPALSEKDIEDLKFALSLGVDYVALSFVRTGADLELARSLLEGTYTGLIAKIERPEAIGNIEDIIERADGIMIARGDLGVEIDTEKVPILQKELIYKLNQAGKPVITATQMLESMIENPRPTRAEASDVANAVMDGTDAVMLSAESASGHYPVESVEIMSKIIQETETIDHIYEIHWNIKKTFLESERTALGNAAREIAHGIHAKAIVNFTRSGYSALITSEMRPKVPIYSFTPFATTARKMKLYRGVIPFVMPFFTRLEDMIAYMNQKLKEDEFLFPGDKVVILSGAPGTTVRSVDFLQIYKIH from the coding sequence ATGAAAATCCTGAACGGGAAAAAAACCAAAATCGTCTGCACCATCGGGCCCGCCTCTTCTTCGGAAGAGACCGTTCTTTCCATTCTCAAAGCCGGAATGGATATCGCTCGTATGAATTTTTCGCACGGCACTCACGATTCTCACAAAAGAGTGTACGACACTCTTCGTAAATGTGAACAAATTACGGGGTTTCCTTTGGGAATTATGGCCGATCTGCAAGGACCCAAAATTCGAACCGGAAAATTAAAACTCAATTCCGTTCTACTCCACAAGGATCAGGAAATTACCATCGTCCCCGACGCGGAGTATCAAGGAGACGAACACACGATCGGTTGTACTTATCCCAATTTGATAAACGACATCAAGGACGGCGATAGAATCCTCATCGACGACGGTAAGTTGGTCTTGAAAGTCGCTTCGAAAAAATCGGATTCTGCGGTTCTTAAGGTGGTCGTGGGTGGAATTTTATGGAGCAACAAGGGAATCAATCTTCCCGGTACTCCGATCTCCGCTCCGGCTCTTTCCGAAAAAGACATAGAGGATTTAAAATTCGCCCTTTCTCTCGGAGTCGATTACGTTGCGCTCAGCTTTGTTCGCACCGGAGCCGACTTGGAACTCGCGCGATCCCTTCTGGAAGGAACTTACACGGGGCTCATCGCAAAGATTGAAAGACCGGAAGCGATCGGAAACATTGAGGACATCATAGAACGCGCGGACGGAATCATGATCGCGAGAGGAGATCTCGGCGTGGAGATCGATACCGAAAAGGTTCCCATTCTTCAGAAAGAATTGATCTATAAACTCAACCAAGCGGGAAAGCCCGTGATCACTGCGACTCAGATGTTAGAATCGATGATCGAAAATCCGAGACCGACCCGAGCCGAAGCGAGCGACGTGGCCAATGCGGTGATGGACGGAACGGACGCGGTGATGTTATCCGCGGAATCCGCGAGCGGACATTATCCCGTGGAATCGGTGGAGATCATGTCCAAGATCATTCAAGAAACGGAAACCATCGATCATATCTATGAGATTCATTGGAATATAAAAAAGACGTTCTTGGAATCGGAAAGGACCGCGCTCGGAAACGCCGCGAGAGAAATCGCACACGGAATTCACGCAAAAGCGATCGTGAATTTTACGAGAAGCGGCTACTCCGCTCTGATCACATCGGAGATGAGACCGAAGGTTCCGATCTATTCCTTTACGCCGTTTGCGACCACCGCGAGAAAGATGAAATTGTATCGGGGAGTGATTCCTTTTGTAATGCCGTTTTTTACGAGACTGGAGGACATGATCGCCTATATGAATCAGAAACTCAAAGAGGACGAGTTTCTTTTTCCGGGAGACAAGGTCGTGATTCTTTCCGGCGCCCCGGGAACCACCGTGCGAAGCGTGGATTTTTTACAGATCTATAAGATCCATTGA